Genomic segment of Eupeodes corollae chromosome 2, idEupCoro1.1, whole genome shotgun sequence:
CTCACCTCTTCGCTTTCTAAGtcttgataatgtttttttggtAAATGAAATGGAATCTATTTgttaaaataccaaaattattttcttaccatagtaaaaataaaaatggtcctTAAAAACTTACCATTTGATCAAAAACACGCTCCATTTCTAAATGTTCAGATTCATTTAAACTGGACTCTATGTCCAGTGAAATTTGACTTTCTGGAGGGGATTCCTCATCCACAGCGCTCTCCTCATTTTCATCAAGTTTAATATCAGATTTTTCATTACGTATCACAAAATCATTACTCATTCCACTTTCAAATGAAAGTGAATGAAGATAATGATTCTTCCtgatgcttttgtttttttcgagCTTTGTGGTATTTCTTTCCAGTGACGTAGTCCTTacatgatccttatgatctgaaTACTCTTCAGAATCTGATGATTCGTCGGCATTACATAATTTAACCTGAATTGGAATTTCAAACAAACTTGCTACAGATTTTTGAATTGGTTTAATTTCAACCCATTGTGGATGAAGATGAGGAAAGACTTCCTTATATATTTGAGGAAGTTTTTCATCTGGcttttgtgttttcttaaacTCTTTCGGAGGTATAAAATGTTTTGGTGACCTTACTGATCCAGAAAACTTGGGCAAGTTATCATCATTTGATTGTGAGATCATCTCTTCAATGTCTTTATCActcattattttgacaacagTTTCTTGGGGTTTGGAGCTGCCAATTTGAGTTTCGATAGTTGTTGTTGGCATTTGTATAACCCTCGATTTGTTACTATTCGCAAATTGACTAAGAAGttttaattctttctttttttcacgATCCATTCTCACACGATTGATCACCCTTTCCAGATGGTCTGAACAATTGTACTAACAAAAAGAATCCAATTATATTTCTCagtttaaaaacacaattttaagaatttcgaaGCAACGTACCTTGAATTCATAGTTTCTTGTTGTGGTCCTTAATTTTGGGTCATCTGACCAGCTGTGTCCATAAAATTGTTTGCTATTGAAGccatccatttttgttttattttaaaattattacaaaatataaatcatttaaatcacaaaacaatttaaattgaagtttaacTTCAACAAATACATTATGTAAATAtgaacgtttttgtttttgtttcttttttttttgaattttgattttgattctcttttagttttacttttaatcaagtagtttattttgtaaggaattcAAGAAAAACTACAGGCGCACATGCCATGTGTGCAGCCCGTATAATAATGGACAAAGAAAAGTATAGGTTTATATCCTGGACTTCCTACATTTGTTATATGCCATGGAGTGCACGTGGGTCACTCAGGTGTATCGATTTGTTTAGTGTTTCCCTTAAGGAAGGGTTGTTTTGTTCCCTTTAAACAcgttgtacattgtacatagcAAAACTATAGTAAGTTTAGTGACCACTAGGTGGAAATTAGTTTCTGTTAGctatacataattattttttttcgaccgACGGGGTATGTCAGACAATTGCATGACAGGTAATAATGCTTTTTCCAATAAGTTTTTccttttgataacaaaaacgagaaatcaatggatgtttatttaatttcgtTGCTGTCAAAAGTTAAAAGATGACAAAATAGTGGTATTTTTGCAATGAaacgttttcttaaaaaaactatatccatatgtatttaaaaacatgatAAGTACTATTAGGAAGTACTGAGACAAATTTCGAtcaacaattaattaaattgacattcttatatatgtttttttttttaataataaacgtaAAGTCAAAGGAATATTACTatccttattatgcagaggcacagtgtgagcactagtgCACATTAGTTTGActtcttgaatattgcaatgactgagaaagatagagtgtggtaaggcaagCCACATTCTTGTAgtatggctaaagaacgaatttctgtatttgacagtacgggcGAAGTTGGGATCgaaggtatactgatgagcattcctagaagcgcgagtattacggttgaaatgtttaaagggaagaatgcaactggctatttcactagaaaataagccgttaaaataacgttaaaaaatgGTAAGACAGGAGACCTtatgacgatgttcaagcgaagtaaatgaacttatgatgatattatcatctatcaattaaAATGCTCTACGTacggagttatactcaagctttgcacgtatgtaagtcttgtagataacagccagatcagaaggggtgaaatatttcttgcattgcCTAAGGAAGCCCAAAAACACCCGAatagagggatgtgagtctgaagacgaatatgaaaagctaagagtactattgttagcgaaacaatgtattggattagatgtttcAGACAGgtgatcattaataaaaatgagaaagagtgttggaaatagaacagagccctggggcacaccagcttgaacccatccaatactacatGTATTGAACAATCCTGAAGGCAATTACTattccaatgaaggagggattcatcaaaaccgaaagcatgcattttcgctATGAGATCCTGATCCCTAACGCTATCAAATCcttttcaaatatcaagtgaaaaaatcttactttctccaaaaagatTGACtccattgttcggtgagatgaagaGATCACCTGTGGTCCTACTGCTGTGAAAGCCGTACTGTCAGTCACTAAGAAGCtttctgtttttgagatatttcttgagctgataataaaTCAGCGTTTGCATGACCTTGGCAAAaaggaacgtaagtgcaatcggttggtAGTTAAAAGGTGAAGAAATTTCGCCTTTTTTGAGGacgggctggacaaatgcacgGAACGATTCCTGAATAGTAGGACTgctagcgttgaagaacacctcttcagaataatagcggtaCACCATCCGGACCCGTGAATTCATGTCTCTGAGGACTCGTGGCACAGTTTGAGGAGATAGAACACATATATAGTATacttattagggtcagaggtaagaaacaagtcataCTCCTTTGGGTGCTGCCTGGCCCAAATGTTGAAGCattgaagaattgtgtacattaaaaCCACCCGTAGCAAcaatttcagtgcgaggataggacggaacaattctttggatggaaccagacaaaacatcaaataaataaGAAGTTGTGACTCTGTCTGGATAAAGGCTGCTATagaggaagcaatagtgaatgatgtgcttatttacGGAAAACTTTAacctcataaaaataaaataagaattggtgcaaagacaaTATTGTAGCAAGagtaatatatgtatatggagAGGCAGTGGTGGAAAAGAATATTGGCAACAAGCTACACCCTTCAATACGAAATTGAGCTGGATtggaatcctcacctacttgaATTGCACTTAGTGCCAAAGCAGCTAGCCTGTGTGAAATAGTATGGACGGCGGTATGCCAACATAATTCTTTCTCTAAGCTTATGAATGTTTCAATAATGTACTCTGAAATTTCCATGACGATAAAATGATTTGTCAGCTCTTCAGTAACAAGAATAAGATGTATAAATGACATGCATAAATGGATACTCAGAGTTAACAAAGAACAAGTCTCTcatcttttttgattttcaatggGTTAGATACataagtcaatttatttttaatctagatctgtaagaactttttaaatacttcaatctgattttttgtatgtgttttttctttggtttcaaAATATTAGAGTTGTAATCcacattttctattttaaaaagtttctttttgtaagttgtttttttttcgaaaacgtaaatttgatttttcaaacatttcgtcagatgccaaaaacgtgcagcatacaatttttttaaagctgaatCCATCCATCGTTCGTAAAACATGTAAGAttacaaacatttgtatttaatattttcatttattttagaaaacgatGACGACGTCATGAtgtgaaaaaaagatataattgAAGTTATAGTCGAAGGAAAAAGGTATATTGAAACGTcttaaaatgtcaacatttttaatttcacaaaatGGACCAATAATTacgaaatggaatttaaaaaaaataatttttaattaaaagaacaaaatgtcgGAATGTGAGCAAagtattttatagttttattagaaaaagcatattttcatcactgaaaatgaataaatatgaATTCAAATTGTAATTGAAATAGGTAcagactattttttttgtaaattaaaacatttataaaaaatcaaagaaatatttatagagttttttttaacagttatatttttgtcaaaagtggTCGTATTTATGGTAAATCTTAAAGTATTTAAACAATTGTATCTTTTGATGTTGCTATAAAAATAGATGATTTATTAACCAGGATGTGCCGCACAGCTGCTCAAAGAACATGGCCGTGTGATGTTGGGGTGGGATAACCTCGGAGGGTAATATTAACTCTCCTCACTTTTTTAAGGATAACAAACGGTATCATCACAACACCAAGACACTTATCAGCTTCGCGAATGTTTGTTTGTGCAATTTTAACGACATGATAGAACGTAACGGCCGTCTAGTTTACTGCTCAAGAATCCCCCCACCGACGAGCTAACCTTTGGCAATGGAAGCATGCCGCGCAGTAGGAATACTTGACACCCATCTATATTTGCTACCGGGTAGTTGTAGAGTCTCTGTAAGCTCTAAGGCTCTCTGATAGTGTACCGAGTGGCTGGTCTTTGgggttttaaatgtttgttcttaTCCCTCACACGACAACATCtcgtaagaaaaaaataaagccaaaacgtTCTACAAACTGAGAATACATGATAAGGCTTTGGAGTTTGGCATATTAATTCCAGACTAAATGGCACAGaaacttaagcaaatttttaATGTGAGCATACGATTCTacgatatttataaaaatgttttactgtTCTCGAGAAATATGcatcaatcaaaaatatttacttttattttatgtacattatttaaaatcaaaagatctaaaattaaagtaaataacgcatcaaagattaattttatatttattagcaGAATATTTAGTTTACTTTTTACATTTTCCTAAATCGGTGtctcaattttgtaattttgtatatgaataAACATCACTAttggtattatttttatacaaggTACAATAGTAGGTTTATTTAATTTcgatgtaaaaattaaaaatagaattaagaaaagcaagaaaaacgaaaattaaaaacaaattattttattattgtcttctaaaaagttaattttattatataaagtacaattataaaaaaataaaacaaaagtaaaacaatagataacttaatatttatatgagatacatttacattttttttaattcatgatTGATTGTGCTCCATTTTTGTAGcttatttttctattgaattttaaatacatattatttttaattacataaataaatattttttatttctatattaacagcgcaaaaatgtaatttttcaaataaaaaaattcaccacttaaaatttttgaaggcaGTGATTATTCggaattcctttattttttcgtttgctTTATTCGAATACCATTTAAGTAACCTGTGATTAAGCAAAAAGCACAttctttgtttttactttttttttcaaattgtgtttgaatatttaaaattaaaaatttgttttttattctttttttttcaacatatggattttgtatggaaaaataaataatggaatttttgaagaatttttattttaaatatatttacacaCTCATCAGTCACATCAGAAAATAGATACACTagaaataattgtttgaaaCTAAATAAACGAAGGTAAATGCAATCAATGAAATAATTAATAGAAATGATATTCTTAGatctatgaaaaataaaagtcacaACATCAACAATCAGccaaatatatttgaatagaGTGTGTTGAGACCATTACTAATCGATGAGAAGATTCCGCCATCGGTATAGGAAGGTGGAGGTCCTGGACGATAGAATTGGGATTGTGGAATCGGTCGATAGAAGGGTGTTGCTGATCCTTCAGTTCTCtgtataatatatattaatgttgattaaaatgttgaaggtttatttttatataagaatcgtaaaaaaaaaataactataaatttaaaaaaaaaataaaaggagaaaccattattatttatgtaaataaatttaaaaaaatgctgatTTAAAAACTACGAACAAATATATTTCCGTATGAAATTTATACGCACGGCACAACTTTAAAACAGAAgtgtagtattttcaaaaatggaacGTATCAATAACATTGCGTTTAAAATCTGAAGGCTTACAAatatgtctttttttaaatacattttcaaaataattaaaacaaaattatgtattttcttgtttttgtatttaatctaAGCATACATTATAAcagcatttttgtatatattatatagtaGGACCCTGAAATTGGCCAGTTCCTGATTGTTTTACACTTCAAGAAATAGTTGAAAAATTCTGCAATTAATTATGAAAAGAGTAAACAAAGGGTTGGAATGAGAATTTGTTCATATGTAATATCTGGAAAGTTGCTTTTGCAACAAGTTGGATAGttgtcgacttcaaatacaaacttggattaaaaactatattttgacaataatatagtttttgttCTAAACGTTCGTCTTCCAGAAGtttatacatactcgtatattgtTCGGAATATACCTTAAACCTGGAAGCTCTTAGGTTTTCAATAAGTTTTGGTGAAACATTTTCAGACTTAAAGTTAACACAAGTATCTAATAGCTGATtggtcagctgccaaaaaattactttagaGTTAAGGTCAATTATTGGAAAGTGGACTGGAAAAATAGTCAAGAAAAGTATCCATAGCTATCAAGTTTAGTCTATATATTTGCGTATGGCACTGAAAGCTGGTCCTAGTTTCTCACTCTACCGAAAGCTGAACTTCATAAttgtgtgatttatttatttaaaatatagtcTTAGAGGGTTCCTTGTAAAATTGTAATACTAATAATATCTGGTATTGGTAGTGGACTGATAACCAACATTTCTTTATGTAAATGTGTAGCAATACGCACCATAATATCAAATTCAACCGTTTGGAAGGTTTCTTTTTGTCAGCCGTGTCCGGGGGAAGTGTTCAAAAATGATACTTTTTCAGATTTTGAGTAATACAAAAAATCGGAAACAATCCCGTGATTACGAAAAAATGTGTCCAATCTGTTTCAATTTCAGCCTTCTGCTTCTCAGGCGTATTTTAATCTTTTGCAGATCCGTTTTTCCAACCTGATTTTTTggtacattatttttttggttataTGCATGTTAGAGGAAAAAACGTGTCTGACAAGCAAAAGTGTCAAAGTAAAACgtctatttcatttttataattaagggCTTTTTTCTGACGTTTTAATGTATCACTCATGTGGTTATCATTTCTACATCACATTCGGAAAAAACGACCGTGAACGGTCATCCCCGAACACGTCTGAAAATACATTCACATCTTAGCTCACTCCACTGCCTATGGTTCTATGTCCATAAAAGTTTCGTTAGAATAGAAAACATAACATATTATGGATTTGTAACTTGTGCAAGGACATCAACTGAAGGCTAAAGtgagtgaagtaaagttccaagtttgaaaaatctataaaaaaaggtAGGATGGTCTAAATGTGTTTAAAGTACGaattaacttattttgtctGAACCTGCTCATTTTAGGGTATTTGTTCAACTTTCATTTGTGAAGCTGTGatcatttgacaagtaaaaagtacgccattttttaaaatggaacGATGCACGATTCAATACCACATTGAAATTCACTACAATATTGTGTTTAAAGTTTTGCATAACTTAGGGCTCTTATTAAGCAATCAATTAAATCAAAGGGAATAACTTTTGAATGGAATTTGATTGGAAAtcacttaaaaaattgttttgataaaaaaaaaacaattattgcacatgtgttttttcttataattgtgtttttctgtttttcggACGGTAATAGATTTCCTGAAGAGATAATTCGTTTATGTGCAAAAAAGTAACGAATCGTTCATTGATTTATGTTTCAATTTAacacaaattgaaatttgtttcaatgatAGAAATTTTCATTGATCGCTATAAAcgacttgtcaaaaaaatgatGACAAGCAATAATAACTACATATAACTGGCCTTTAGAGGACTTTTTGGTTGTCGTGAAATACTTTCTGGCCCGGTAGAAATGCAACTGGGGTGTAAAAACTTTAGCTTCTGAGACAAGATTGATGTGTAGAACCAATGTCATGTGTATCGTACAAGAAAAACTTTCGAGTATTTGAATATAATAGAGAGGTTGAAAGGGGGTGTCGGAGCATATTGGtattgaattcctgaatattgcaatggctgggaaaaactgagtgtggtaaggcattccacattcttgtagtacggctaaagaacgaatctctgtacttgatatTACGACCAAAAATGGGATCGatggtatactgatgagcattcctaaaagcgcgagtattacggttgaactgtttaaggggaggaatgcaactaacTTTTTCTGCCCAAACATTTTTGGTGCCTTTGGggcattgcagtattttttgccgtaatttttgttccgcagttggattggctttaaaacaacggaaacttacgtTCTTGACATTAATAATCTCTTAAcagcgttttccttaggtctgatgttTTTAACCCCTTTCGGGATAAAAaatctcattcccaggagaatcaagcTTGGGATCATATCTGCGATGgcatcaacgtcactatcgatcGAGGAAGCATAGGGCCCAGTTAAAgatctaaaataattattgagatcgtcccagttggctttttcgtattgccaaacggttcttcTAGGAGCTCTTTCCTTACCTGagcagttttgacacgagaaatttgcagTTATAACATAATGGTTAGATGTCCCTAGAGGAGaaagaacactaatagtgtaattaccagggtcagaggtaagtcACAattcaagagtgttttctgctcgacctaccacgtccgatattcgagtgggctcgttgaccagctgaggtaggtggttcaactcagcgaagatctcagaaCATActccttcggatgttgtctggcccgaatgttgaagccatgaagaattgtgtacattgaaatcgtccgtaataacgatttcagtgcgagaataggacgaaacaattctttgaatggaatcagacaaagcatcaaattcacgagatgttgatactctgtctagattggaACTTCGATTAAGGAAACAATAGTgagtgatttgcttatttacggacAATTAAATccatatataattaaaaaaggaattggtgctaAGACCATACtttggtaagagctgataagcaacatcattcctaatgtagaTGCCGAGGCCATGgtggaaaaagaataaattcCTCGTCGATTGTTGGAATTAAGGCTATTAATTGTAATAAACTTAAGAACTTAAGACGTATTTGGATTGAATACATTAAGTTCATCAAAATGATCCAGTAAGTCCCATTTTCACAGAGGCTAAGTTAATAAGATGAATTGTCCCATTTGGGGCTCTAAACGTCTAACGTCTATGATTGGTGAAGTTTTCGAGGACATATGTAGTTAATGGAAAATTGGGTAGATTCAGACGATGTTAGGGACTTAAAGGTAGGAATAAggtcagctgccaaaaaaattgcctttaaGTTAAGGCAACAGTATAGTGAAGTTGACAGCAAAAATCTCATTAGCTGTCACGTTAAGCCTACTTGTATCAATGTTACAGGTGatcttattttataattcaactgaaatctGAACTTAATTACTCTGTTCTTTGCTAATTTTCGGcataattcaatttaatgtttttgtaaaattggaaaaggaaaaacttatatttgtttaaaattcaaaatactaGTCTTGATGGATCTGAATGTTGCCTAAGAAGTGTAGGTAACtaaagtttaagaaaacaagcattcaaaagaaacaaacatttcaaagcTAAAATTTTCTAGTAAAAACTGTCTTGTCCATTTTGGCAATGTAATACCATAAAGATGCTTCATCCGTGGcttcaattttaaagttgtgtgttttttttaaaggttttgaaaaaagaagaagttatccAAAGAGTATGCaaggaaaaaaatgttatgtacgagtatatacaaAAAGGGTTTTCTCGCTCCCATTTCCATATATTATGTAACTAAAATAGCATTACCATTCGCGTTGTTATGAGAACGTGGAtttttacaattacaatttatataaacaaaaagaggAAGGAAGAAAAAAGATGATTAAAATACTTACaactattataaataaatacatgcTGCTGCAATACACCACATGCtaaattacaattaatttttttgatttttgttttggtttttgtggaTTGATTATAGGTagaatttgttttgctttttacaCTAAAATAACTTGTGTCTATAATATTAGTTGGGGcgtttgttattgttttttttttaattattaattagcTACTTAGTCGGATGGGAAGATGATTGCATGAGAGTCAGCGGGATTTCTACTCCGGATTGTGCTGGAAATTGgctgaaaataacaaaattggaggaaaaaagaaagaaaaaatctaCATTATAACCATTAAAACCGACCAATCACCTAGGGGaagatttttattcaattaataatttttgttgttattttctttctttttgttttgattcttttttgtttttatataaaattatatatatgtcTAACGCTAGATGGCGGTGTGATTTCAAGCCTTTTTAAACATGCTTtggttatttataaaattattttggaaaactatttgaagaaaaagaattataTCACAGAAACAAATCTGGGAGTACCTTTGCTGGCTGAAGTGTTACATTCAAGAGTGTTGGATGCTGTTCAACGACCATAAAGTCAATTTCACGTGGGGCGTATCCATCAGCAAAAGCCTGCAATTTAAAcgaaagaaattttaagaatccataaaacaaaaaattatactaCTCTTATACTTCTAGTTTGTAATAACCGGGCATCAGAATCCTCCAGAACTCTCCATATTTCGTCGATTGGAATCCTACATCACGACCCTTGATCTTCAATGACGCTCTTTCAATTGGTGCCCCAGTTGGATCCAGGACGAATCCTTGTACCCCTCGGTGTGCTTCGGCAAGGAATTTAATCAATGACTGAAAagcaagaaatacaaaaaaaaaacgaaaatagctTCACACAACACAATTCTCTAAAAATCTCACCAATTGATTATCCTCCCAATATTTTCTCAACTCAAATGCTGGAGGAAATTTACAACATGAAATTTCCAACGTCACCTCCATGCAGCCATACCAAACGTAGTTATAATCTTGCATGCCTCCAGTTAGCGGATACCATGCAGCGCCATTTGTGATGCCATTCTCAAATGCTGGTGTCGCCGACTTACACGCTACACCGCGAGACATTTTAGCATGATTATTCGCATAGACCAATGACAAATGTTTAAAGACATCATCGTCTGGTGTCAGGGATGGAGCTGACGAATAGGTTTGGAACACTGTGCCCAGGGGACATGttggcaaaaaattaaaaaaaaaataatgattaagAACAACCAGGATAACATATAATTGATAGGATATTAAATAGCTCAGTCATGCGTTCGGATACAGATAACGTTACTCACTCGCGCATAATGCTGACGATCGACAAATTCCTTTTAGCAGCCATATTGTtagaaaacacaaatattttattttttcaatttaaaaaattatattcaattgATAAGTAATGTAAAATTGGAGCAACTTTCTGTCTGCGAAAGTTTACAAGctgaattgatttatttaaaaaataaatctaatggGGCGTTGTCATAGAGAATTACTAAAGTCGTGATTTCTTGATCTTTAGTTTAAGgcttgttgattaaataaacaTAGCTCTTATTCATAGTCAATTTTCCTGATGATTAGTAAAACCCCAGCTTAAGGTTGTATTTTACTACAATTATACTTCAAATAACAggtcaaagcaaaaaaaaatattgttatattttcgAACTTGTTTCTTCATCGAAACGATATCATTCCTAAAAATTCTTGTCGCttaattcaaatgaattgaaccgtgttttgtatatttttaacttcccataggaagttattgtaatgggtccgatttgtcaaattgaaaattttgacatttctcgacgtttcaaggtccctagagtcgaaataaaagatttttagaaagatgtctgtgcgtgcgtgtgtacgtacgttcgtacgtccgtacgtccgtacgtccgtacgttcgcgacgttttttcgtcgtccatagctcaagaaccagaagagatatcgacttcaaataaattttgttatacagataataaggcagaaagatgcagaaagggctctcaagaaaattgcgtgggtcgttttcttaccatagcagtttaaaaaaaaggtgaaaattttggtaaaccctaaatatcttacgaaccaaaaacactagagacttgaattaaattttatataatgaactgtaacgtgatctcaaagaaatatattttttgaaaaaaaactatctaacagttttttttctaaatcaaaaaaactgaaaaaaaaaaatttgtcacatcctaaatttaacgacttacatatgatttcatctccaaaacaattttgagcaacgaagaataatgtttttgaaatctgataaaattttgagaaaaatcaaattgacagtttttttataaaaaataaaaacctaaaaaaaaattattaaaagttggtaaaaattgattttcgactcaaatatcttttcaaatctttgagatattggctttaatttacttttatctttcaaaaaatattgttgtcaacattcagtaaaattttgaacaaaatctaattgacagcttttttttataaaaaatgaagaaccgaacaaaaattaacaaaagttggtaaaaattgaatatggattcaaatatcatttcaaaaacttgaaagttagacttcaaacttattttatcttataagaaatattgttttaagcattctgaaagatgttgagaaaaatcgaattgacagttttttacaaaaaataaaaacctaaaaaaaaattaataaaagttggtaaaaattgattttcgactcaaattttttttttaaactttgagatattggctttaatttacttttatctttaaaaaaatattgttgttaacatttagtaaaattttgaaaa
This window contains:
- the LOC129948361 gene encoding carboxypeptidase D isoform X1 — protein: MILRRSVATFVLLFVYQCWAQSINELDGLPEPRAYVPDSQFLDFVYHDHDELTRFLRATSAKYPNLTALYSIGKSIQGRDLWVMVVSASPYEHMVGKPDVKYVGNIHGNEPVGREMLLHLIQYFVSGYNTDAYVKWLLDNTRIHILPSMNPDGYAVSKEGTCDGGQGRYNSRGFDLNRNFPDYFKQNNKRGQPETDAVKDWISKIQFVLSGSLHGGALVASYPYDNTPNSRLLKGICRSSALCAMFQTYSSAPSLTPDDDVFKHLSLVYANNHAKMSRGVACKSATPAFENGITNGAAWYPLTGGMQDYNYVWYGCMEVTLEISCCKFPPAFELRKYWEDNQLSLIKFLAEAHRGVQGFVLDPTGAPIERASLKIKGRDVGFQSTKYGEFWRILMPGYYKLEAFADGYAPREIDFMVVEQHPTLLNVTLQPAKRTEGSATPFYRPIPQSQFYRPGPPPSYTDGGIFSSISNGLNTLYSNIFG
- the LOC129948361 gene encoding carboxypeptidase D isoform X3 — translated: MILRRSVATFVLLFVYQCWAQSINELDGLPEPRAYVPDSQFLDFVYHDHDELTRFLRATSAKYPNLTALYSIGKSIQGRDLWVMVVSASPYEHMVGKPDVKYVGNIHGNEPVGREMLLHLIQYFVSGYNTDAYVKWLLDNTRIHILPSMNPDGYAVSKEGTCDGGQGRYNSRGFDLNRNFPDYFKQNNKRGQPETDAVKDWISKIQFVLSGSLHGGALVASYPYDNTPNSMFQTYSSAPSLTPDDDVFKHLSLVYANNHAKMSRGVACKSATPAFENGITNGAAWYPLTGGMQDYNYVWYGCMEVTLEISCCKFPPAFELRKYWEDNQLSLIKFLAEAHRGVQGFVLDPTGAPIERASLKIKGRDVGFQSTKYGEFWRILMPGYYKLEAFADGYAPREIDFMVVEQHPTLLNVTLQPAKRTEGSATPFYRPIPQSQFYRPGPPPSYTDGGIFSSISNGLNTLYSNIFG
- the LOC129948361 gene encoding carboxypeptidase D isoform X2 — encoded protein: MILRRSVATFVLLFVYQCWAQSINELDGLPEPRAYVPDSQFLDFVYHDHDELTRFLRATSAKYPNLTALYSIGKSIQGRDLWVMVVSASPYEHMVGKPDVKYVGNIHGNEPVGREMLLHLIQYFVSGYNTDAYVKWLLDNTRIHILPSMNPDGYAVSKEGTCDGGQGRYNSRGFDLNRNFPDYFKQNNKRGQPETDAVKDWISKIQFVLSGSLHGGALVASYPYDNTPNSRICRSSALCAMFQTYSSAPSLTPDDDVFKHLSLVYANNHAKMSRGVACKSATPAFENGITNGAAWYPLTGGMQDYNYVWYGCMEVTLEISCCKFPPAFELRKYWEDNQLSLIKFLAEAHRGVQGFVLDPTGAPIERASLKIKGRDVGFQSTKYGEFWRILMPGYYKLEAFADGYAPREIDFMVVEQHPTLLNVTLQPAKRTEGSATPFYRPIPQSQFYRPGPPPSYTDGGIFSSISNGLNTLYSNIFG